From a single Shewanella denitrificans OS217 genomic region:
- a CDS encoding UvrD-helicase domain-containing protein, with amino-acid sequence MTELKQTEIALAEVKQAKACQTDLSKGTSISPTRSPLDALTLPFLGSSLIEASAGTGKTYTISGLYLRLLLGHGELPPLSCEQILVVTFTNAATQELRDRIRKRIQVAFKCFLGVAVEDEFVNALKQAFPESERQIALKRLDLALKSLDEAAIFTIHGFCQRILADLAFESSLLFESEFTLDDSEFLHHSVRDFWRETCYPLPPYLAEIIAKQFGEPDTLASKLRPLLGPNEAKTLGIIPAFSTLTQDLTTSLSRLKLLWQSEQENTLALLHSLPLNGTRFGKQSDGYPKLGQMFDELSHWASADYGLPSTKALSSLALSELKLNKGGVVPSAAEAPLLAHFDQINALINNFIPAFLLRAKEGIKQRFMAQKHQRNLMAPDDLLSNLASALDANPDTLASAIGQRFPVALIDEFQDTDPLQFNIFSKVYGKASSPSQEQLQAPNTATGLSLLMIGDPKQAIYAFRGADIHTYIQARNQTPAHYNLATNFRSSENLVLGVNRLFAQHKDPFINQAIPFDSVKTPSSAAEKQLIGAQISKAALQIKLLAEDAEFGLNKTQARQHLAADAASEIRQLLTQAQQGECQLSESNKPPRPLKAKDIAVLVRDRNEAAVIKAALNARQIGAVFLSRDSVFDTLEARELLLLLRALANPKDERLLRAGLATELMGYDALQIHSFNQDEDSRQTLLSQFYHWHQLWQRQGVMPALLALANWSGLIPRFLAKGSTKDFLAKGSANNSQNDSHNNSAAPQSTSATEFDTEQDETQPSELASGERRLTDFRHLCELLQQKATELDGSAALINWFEQQLIAANTTDEQQLRLESEQNLVQIVTIHKSKGLEYPVCFVPFVSLARGGNRRPSPILYHKEGQLIWDIHDTDEGLESYQQAHLAEDLRLLYVALTRPVFRCYLYIANQCRQLKGGVSSQLAETGIGYLLGAKDKKVDFSFIQGAVQAITADIPAIEVSLVSENPDTQVLKNNDDNDHHLAPKTLTRGYQTPWRVGSYSGLVKHQAHEKVSPGADDEEFTDELTLHFIEQEAHEILPEHLADKALTPAPLDEPEPLDGPVPLDEPVPLDEPAPLDRFSFERGANAGSFMHLVLESFDFSQYQSQLSDAIRDAMVHYGFDAELWLEPLTTWYQEIVTTPLLIPEQTPRNTQFAASQQQRRFSLSELNPSKIKVEMEFYLPISALGSLALNKLLQSHGYQAQLSFDTLRGMLKGFIDLTFEYQGQFFIADYKSNHLGNSLEDYQMANMAKAMDEHQYHLQYIIYTLALHRYLKLRLPSYDYDTHIGGCFYLFLRGMSPTHVGTGVFFNRPSLDLIKALDSLFSDGEGKIEGKIESQSVSSSETKVAKPLKGSTL; translated from the coding sequence AAGTGGCGTTTAAATGCTTCCTTGGGGTGGCCGTAGAGGATGAATTTGTCAATGCCTTAAAGCAGGCGTTTCCAGAGTCTGAGCGCCAAATTGCCTTAAAACGGCTGGATTTAGCCCTTAAATCCTTAGATGAAGCGGCTATTTTTACTATTCATGGTTTTTGTCAGCGGATTTTGGCGGATTTAGCGTTTGAATCTTCATTGCTGTTTGAGTCTGAATTCACCTTAGATGACAGCGAATTTTTGCACCACAGTGTGCGAGATTTCTGGCGAGAAACCTGTTATCCCTTGCCCCCCTATTTAGCCGAAATTATTGCCAAACAGTTTGGTGAACCCGATACCTTAGCCAGTAAATTACGTCCGTTACTTGGGCCAAATGAAGCCAAGACCTTAGGGATTATTCCGGCGTTTAGCACCTTAACTCAAGACTTAACCACCAGCCTTTCACGGCTCAAACTATTGTGGCAAAGCGAGCAGGAAAACACCTTGGCCTTGCTCCACAGCTTGCCCCTAAACGGCACCCGCTTTGGTAAGCAAAGCGATGGCTACCCCAAGCTTGGACAAATGTTTGATGAATTAAGCCACTGGGCCAGTGCTGACTATGGATTGCCAAGCACTAAAGCGTTGAGCAGTTTGGCGTTATCAGAACTTAAACTCAACAAAGGTGGGGTTGTCCCCAGTGCTGCTGAGGCGCCGTTACTGGCTCATTTCGATCAGATTAACGCCCTGATAAACAACTTTATTCCGGCGTTTTTACTGCGCGCCAAAGAAGGCATTAAACAGCGCTTTATGGCACAAAAACATCAACGCAACTTGATGGCCCCCGATGATTTATTGTCAAATCTTGCCAGCGCCTTAGATGCCAACCCTGATACCTTGGCAAGCGCCATTGGCCAGCGCTTCCCTGTGGCGCTTATCGATGAATTCCAAGATACCGATCCGCTGCAATTTAACATTTTCAGCAAAGTGTATGGCAAGGCGTCAAGTCCAAGCCAAGAACAGTTACAAGCACCGAACACAGCGACGGGCTTAAGTTTATTGATGATTGGCGATCCCAAACAGGCGATTTATGCCTTTCGCGGCGCCGATATTCACACTTATATTCAGGCAAGAAACCAGACCCCAGCCCATTACAACTTGGCCACTAACTTTCGCTCCAGTGAAAATCTGGTGCTCGGGGTGAACCGCTTATTTGCCCAACATAAGGATCCCTTTATCAATCAGGCGATCCCTTTTGATAGTGTAAAAACCCCTAGCTCGGCGGCAGAGAAACAACTGATTGGCGCTCAGATATCAAAGGCTGCGCTGCAAATAAAGCTGCTGGCCGAAGACGCTGAATTTGGGCTTAACAAGACCCAAGCAAGGCAGCACTTAGCCGCCGATGCAGCCAGTGAAATCCGTCAATTATTGACACAAGCCCAGCAAGGTGAATGTCAGTTAAGCGAGTCCAATAAGCCGCCGCGCCCCTTGAAAGCTAAAGATATCGCGGTACTGGTTCGTGACAGGAATGAAGCGGCTGTGATTAAAGCCGCCCTTAATGCTCGTCAGATAGGCGCGGTGTTTTTAAGCCGCGATAGCGTGTTCGACACCTTAGAGGCGCGGGAATTACTGCTACTGCTGCGGGCATTAGCCAACCCCAAGGATGAGCGCTTACTCAGAGCCGGCCTTGCCACCGAATTGATGGGCTATGATGCGCTGCAAATTCACAGTTTTAATCAGGATGAAGACAGTCGTCAGACACTGCTCAGCCAATTTTATCATTGGCACCAATTGTGGCAACGCCAAGGGGTGATGCCCGCCCTGTTGGCACTGGCCAATTGGAGTGGTTTGATCCCACGATTTTTAGCCAAAGGCTCAACGAAAGATTTTTTAGCCAAAGGCTCAGCTAACAATTCACAGAACGATTCACACAACAATAGCGCCGCGCCTCAGTCAACATCGGCAACTGAGTTTGATACCGAGCAAGATGAAACTCAGCCATCAGAGCTGGCCTCAGGGGAGCGCAGGCTGACAGATTTTCGCCATCTGTGTGAATTACTGCAACAAAAAGCCACTGAGCTTGATGGCAGCGCTGCCCTTATCAATTGGTTTGAGCAACAACTGATTGCCGCTAATACCACAGATGAGCAGCAATTAAGGCTTGAAAGTGAGCAAAACCTAGTGCAAATCGTCACGATTCATAAGAGTAAGGGCCTAGAATACCCAGTGTGCTTTGTGCCATTTGTGAGTTTAGCCAGAGGCGGGAATCGTCGTCCCAGTCCCATTCTTTATCATAAAGAGGGTCAATTGATTTGGGATATTCACGACACAGATGAAGGCCTTGAAAGCTATCAGCAAGCCCATTTAGCCGAAGACCTACGCCTATTATATGTCGCGCTGACTCGGCCTGTGTTTCGCTGCTATTTGTACATAGCCAATCAATGCCGCCAACTCAAAGGCGGCGTTAGCAGCCAATTGGCAGAAACTGGCATAGGCTATCTACTTGGCGCCAAGGATAAAAAAGTCGACTTTAGTTTTATTCAAGGGGCGGTGCAGGCAATAACGGCTGATATTCCTGCCATCGAAGTAAGCTTAGTGAGTGAAAATCCTGACACCCAAGTGTTAAAAAATAATGACGATAATGACCATCACTTAGCCCCTAAAACATTAACTCGCGGTTATCAAACCCCTTGGCGTGTGGGCAGTTACTCAGGTTTAGTTAAGCATCAAGCCCACGAAAAAGTGAGCCCAGGCGCCGATGATGAAGAATTCACCGACGAGCTCACGCTACACTTTATTGAGCAAGAGGCTCATGAGATCTTGCCAGAGCATTTAGCTGACAAGGCACTAACGCCTGCGCCCCTAGATGAGCCAGAGCCCCTAGATGGACCAGTGCCGTTGGATGAACCTGTGCCACTGGATGAACCTGCACCGCTAGATAGATTCAGCTTCGAGCGCGGCGCCAATGCCGGTAGTTTTATGCACTTAGTGTTAGAAAGCTTTGACTTTAGCCAGTATCAAAGCCAGCTGAGTGATGCGATTAGGGATGCCATGGTGCACTATGGCTTTGATGCAGAGCTTTGGCTTGAGCCACTGACCACATGGTATCAAGAGATAGTGACTACGCCGCTACTGATCCCTGAGCAAACACCACGAAATACCCAGTTTGCAGCAAGTCAGCAGCAAAGGCGTTTTAGCTTATCCGAGCTTAATCCTTCTAAAATCAAGGTGGAAATGGAGTTTTACCTGCCGATTTCGGCCCTTGGTAGCCTTGCCCTCAATAAGCTGCTTCAATCCCATGGTTATCAGGCGCAGTTAAGCTTTGATACCTTACGGGGCATGCTCAAAGGTTTTATCGATTTAACCTTTGAATATCAAGGGCAATTCTTTATCGCCGATTACAAGTCTAATCATTTGGGCAATAGCCTTGAGGATTATCAAATGGCCAATATGGCCAAGGCCATGGATGAGCATCAATATCATTTGCAGTACATCATCTACACCTTAGCACTGCACAGATACCTTAAATTGCGCTTGCCAAGTTATGACTATGACACCCACATAGGCGGCTGTTTTTATTTGTTTTTGCGCGGCATGAGCCCAACACACGTAGGCACGGGAGTTTTCTTTAATCGGCCATCGCTAGACTTAATCAAGGCTCTGGATAGCCTCTTTAGTGACGGCGAAGGAAAAATTGAAGGTAAAATTGAAAGTCAAAGCGTGTCAAGCAGTGAAACTAAGGTAGCAAAACCCCTTAAGGGCTCAACTCTATGA
- a CDS encoding DUF3325 domain-containing protein produces the protein MLSLFFACYLTFCCFALAMFGNFRDVFARPIKPLWSNGLRLLAWGSLCLGYAVCINTQGVAYGSVIYMGLCTLAALLVVLSLNYKPKQLPSLMLLSLVFVSLDALKAM, from the coding sequence ATGTTAAGCCTATTCTTTGCCTGCTACTTGACGTTTTGCTGCTTCGCCCTTGCCATGTTTGGCAATTTTAGAGACGTATTCGCTAGGCCTATTAAACCACTATGGTCTAATGGATTACGTCTTTTAGCTTGGGGCAGCTTATGTCTAGGTTATGCTGTGTGTATCAACACTCAGGGTGTAGCCTACGGCAGTGTGATCTACATGGGACTGTGCACCCTTGCAGCGCTACTTGTGGTATTGAGCCTCAACTACAAACCCAAACAGCTACCCAGTTTGATGCTGCTGTCCTTGGTCTTTGTAAGCCTTGATGCACTCAAGGCTATGTAA
- a CDS encoding PepSY-associated TM helix domain-containing protein, translated as MKDTFFRSMTWLHTWVGLLVCWVLLIIFYAGSLSYFRHDISIWTAPELHQGVLQQQTPQNLKPQLDKVQQLLQQKAANADSWFIFLPSSRHPYLSYAWQELAPEPGQRGTLIEEVLSDDNQTVIADKRSSRGGDFFYRLHFDLHYLPVIAARWLVGLCSLFMLLALLSGIVIHKRIFKDFFSFRANKGPRSWLDGHNVTAVLALPYHLMITYTGLVTFMMMFMPWGIMTAFDGKDSNEKVRAFRSQAASEQVQTFEPINLGSEDVNSAQLNRQQVDQSYVLSELLPSIERHLAHKPIKQIVISQPQSPDAKVNVYADLAEEVTDKRIPWVLNPFTGELISQPLEEVSGSKATHDTFMALHTARFSEPVLRIIFFIFGLMGCAMIATGTVLWAVKIRQKQAKNMAQGQKASLGLRLVEGLNLTFIAGLPLGTAAFFYANRLLAPQLEGRAQLEVDSFFISLAMVGLCALISTGLHMWRAIFALAALAFAMLPLLNGFTSSQHLFDNIATGQWVLVGFDLMSLIFALALGFAAIKCHNKAAATVNNTKKMRNVNKINAQNTSSKDVNISTAAQGGQ; from the coding sequence ATGAAAGACACTTTTTTTCGTTCCATGACTTGGCTGCACACTTGGGTTGGACTGTTAGTTTGCTGGGTGTTATTAATTATTTTCTATGCAGGAAGCTTAAGCTATTTTCGCCATGATATTTCAATCTGGACAGCGCCTGAGCTTCATCAAGGGGTATTGCAGCAGCAAACGCCGCAAAACCTCAAGCCACAACTGGATAAAGTGCAGCAATTGCTGCAACAAAAAGCCGCCAATGCCGATAGCTGGTTTATCTTTCTGCCAAGCAGTCGCCATCCTTACTTAAGTTATGCCTGGCAGGAGCTCGCCCCAGAACCTGGGCAAAGAGGAACATTAATCGAGGAGGTCCTTAGCGATGACAATCAGACTGTCATCGCTGATAAGCGCAGCTCCCGTGGTGGTGATTTCTTCTACCGTTTACATTTCGACTTACACTATCTCCCTGTGATTGCCGCCCGCTGGCTGGTGGGTCTGTGCAGCTTATTTATGCTGTTGGCGCTGCTCAGCGGTATTGTTATCCATAAACGTATCTTTAAAGACTTCTTTAGCTTTAGGGCCAACAAAGGGCCGCGCTCTTGGCTCGATGGTCATAATGTCACCGCCGTACTGGCACTGCCTTATCACTTGATGATCACCTACACCGGCCTTGTGACCTTTATGATGATGTTTATGCCTTGGGGAATAATGACAGCCTTCGATGGCAAAGATAGCAATGAGAAAGTGCGAGCATTCAGAAGCCAAGCCGCCAGCGAGCAAGTGCAAACCTTTGAGCCAATAAACTTAGGCTCAGAAGATGTAAATTCAGCGCAGCTTAACCGTCAACAAGTGGACCAAAGTTATGTATTAAGCGAGCTATTGCCATCGATTGAGCGACACTTAGCCCATAAGCCCATCAAGCAAATAGTCATAAGCCAGCCCCAAAGCCCAGATGCCAAAGTTAACGTTTACGCCGATCTTGCCGAAGAAGTCACAGATAAGCGTATTCCTTGGGTTCTCAATCCCTTTACTGGTGAGCTCATTAGCCAGCCACTAGAGGAAGTGTCAGGCAGCAAGGCGACCCATGACACCTTTATGGCGCTGCATACCGCGCGCTTCTCTGAGCCCGTACTTCGAATAATATTCTTTATTTTCGGCCTGATGGGCTGCGCCATGATAGCCACAGGTACTGTGCTTTGGGCAGTGAAAATCCGCCAGAAACAAGCTAAGAACATGGCCCAAGGCCAAAAAGCCAGCTTAGGGCTGCGCTTAGTTGAAGGGTTAAACTTAACCTTTATAGCCGGCCTGCCCCTTGGCACAGCTGCTTTTTTCTATGCGAATCGCTTACTTGCCCCGCAGCTTGAAGGCCGAGCGCAATTAGAAGTTGATAGCTTTTTTATCAGCCTCGCCATGGTTGGCTTGTGCGCCCTGATTAGCACAGGGCTTCACATGTGGCGCGCTATATTTGCCTTGGCTGCACTGGCCTTTGCCATGTTGCCACTACTCAATGGTTTTACCTCAAGCCAACACCTTTTCGATAATATCGCCACCGGGCAATGGGTGTTAGTAGGTTTCGATCTGATGAGCCTCATTTTCGCTCTCGCACTAGGTTTTGCAGCAATCAAATGCCACAACAAAGCCGCAGCAACGGTCAACAACACTAAGAAAATGCGCAATGTAAATAAAATAAACGCCCAAAATACGTCGAGTAAAGATGTGAACATCAGCACCGCCGCCCAAGGAGGTCAGTAA
- the recD gene encoding exodeoxyribonuclease V subunit alpha, with protein MTKQKTPPMIALTPIALGRTALSQTAQAQIAPSLRERLKYWQELRLLTPLDRHFALSLCDIEGLDNHSSEAELFMLICALLSRQLSNQHSCLVLSQIDLANPMMEECYRAPASCSINLSLTELEHQLSQFSAVGQAGDNTPLILDTGCLYLNKYHFFETHVAHKLNRLAQTELIATSNAFDAGTLNQVRQQLDCLFPAAENAQIDWQKVATATALTKALAVITGGPGTGKTTTVTKLLLLLQTQSAMNIKLVAPTGKAAARLSESIKDSKAKLHDFLCAQLSQQLSLQLKQAESPLASTSSTQSSPPKKQAQGQMSLDFDHTVVENQTGAENQTVADIQTENVNPDSSSLLALKQLIASLSLIPEEASTLHRLLGVIPNSHKFRHDEHNPLRLDLLVVDEASMVDLPMMHKLLSALPKDARLILLGDQDQLASVEAGAVLADICAGLKAPASSAAQWQMRYSHEQALLLEALTGEKLTRYIHPQARLGDSLCILFHSHRFKGDAGIGLLAAAVNHADIKAIRQVWQQQHQELNWFEHQADSNSAQGKDALLALSVSAYGDYLSLIADNKRQFEITDASALHSPKTIIDSFNQYRILCAMRAGEFGVDGINAALTQALKQRKLIDPKQEFYLGRPIIIASNDYNLGLFNGDIGLILQDKDQPTRLMAHFIKADGSVLKVQPARLPSHDTCYAMTVHKSQGSEFAKVSFVLPPKPSTAQWQLLTKELLYTAITRAKAQFYCLGSQPVFERASRQVTLRASGLARRLWDE; from the coding sequence ATGACCAAGCAAAAAACGCCGCCAATGATAGCGCTGACGCCGATAGCATTAGGGCGGACTGCACTGAGCCAAACTGCTCAGGCTCAAATAGCGCCAAGCTTAAGAGAGCGGCTTAAATATTGGCAAGAGCTGCGTTTACTCACGCCGCTTGACAGGCACTTTGCCTTGTCCCTTTGTGATATTGAAGGTTTGGATAACCACAGCTCAGAAGCTGAGCTATTTATGCTCATCTGCGCGCTGTTAAGTAGGCAGTTATCAAATCAGCACAGCTGCTTAGTGCTGTCGCAAATTGACTTAGCTAACCCTATGATGGAAGAGTGCTACCGCGCTCCCGCCTCTTGCAGCATTAACTTAAGCTTAACTGAGCTTGAACATCAACTCAGTCAATTTAGCGCGGTAGGCCAAGCCGGCGACAATACCCCGCTAATCTTAGATACAGGCTGCCTGTACTTAAATAAGTATCACTTTTTTGAGACCCACGTTGCCCATAAACTCAATCGATTAGCACAAACCGAACTCATAGCGACTAGCAATGCGTTTGATGCAGGCACGCTTAATCAAGTGCGTCAGCAACTGGATTGCCTGTTCCCCGCCGCTGAAAATGCGCAGATAGACTGGCAAAAAGTCGCCACCGCCACCGCGCTCACCAAGGCCTTAGCTGTCATCACTGGCGGCCCTGGTACAGGTAAAACCACTACCGTGACTAAGTTGCTACTGTTATTGCAAACTCAGTCAGCAATGAACATCAAATTAGTGGCTCCGACTGGAAAGGCGGCGGCGCGCCTCAGTGAATCCATTAAAGACTCGAAAGCTAAGCTGCATGACTTTCTTTGCGCCCAGCTTTCCCAGCAACTTTCCTTGCAACTTAAGCAGGCTGAAAGCCCTCTTGCTTCAACGTCGTCAACGCAAAGTTCACCGCCAAAGAAACAGGCTCAAGGGCAGATGAGCCTAGACTTTGACCATACTGTTGTTGAAAACCAAACCGGCGCTGAAAACCAAACGGTCGCTGACATCCAAACTGAGAATGTGAACCCAGACTCTAGCAGTCTGTTAGCCCTTAAGCAGTTAATCGCCTCACTTAGCCTTATTCCAGAAGAGGCCTCGACCCTGCACCGTTTATTGGGGGTTATCCCTAATTCCCACAAGTTTAGGCATGATGAGCATAATCCCCTGAGGTTAGATTTATTGGTGGTGGATGAAGCCTCCATGGTGGATTTACCTATGATGCACAAATTGTTAAGTGCCCTACCTAAAGATGCGCGGCTGATTTTACTTGGGGATCAAGACCAATTGGCCTCAGTGGAAGCCGGCGCCGTGTTAGCGGATATTTGCGCAGGACTTAAGGCGCCAGCCTCGAGTGCGGCGCAATGGCAGATGCGTTATTCTCATGAACAAGCTCTATTGCTTGAGGCATTAACAGGGGAAAAACTGACAAGATATATTCATCCACAAGCCAGACTTGGGGATAGCTTGTGCATCTTGTTTCACAGCCACAGATTTAAAGGCGATGCCGGCATTGGTCTTTTAGCCGCAGCGGTGAATCACGCCGATATTAAGGCCATCAGACAAGTGTGGCAGCAACAACATCAGGAGCTTAACTGGTTTGAGCATCAAGCTGACTCAAATTCAGCTCAAGGAAAAGACGCCTTGCTGGCACTATCCGTGTCTGCCTATGGTGATTATCTAAGCTTAATTGCAGACAATAAGCGCCAATTTGAGATAACTGATGCCAGTGCGCTTCATAGCCCCAAGACCATTATCGACAGCTTTAATCAATACCGGATTTTATGCGCCATGCGCGCCGGTGAATTTGGTGTCGATGGCATTAATGCTGCCCTGACCCAAGCGCTAAAACAGCGCAAACTTATTGACCCCAAACAAGAGTTCTATCTTGGAAGGCCCATTATTATTGCCAGTAACGACTACAATTTAGGGCTTTTCAATGGCGATATCGGGCTGATTTTACAAGACAAAGATCAACCCACTCGCTTGATGGCACACTTTATCAAGGCCGATGGCAGCGTGCTTAAAGTTCAGCCCGCGCGCCTGCCAAGTCACGATACCTGTTATGCCATGACAGTGCATAAGAGTCAGGGCAGCGAATTTGCCAAGGTGAGTTTTGTGCTGCCGCCAAAGCCCAGTACAGCCCAATGGCAATTGCTGACCAAAGAACTGCTCTATACCGCGATAACCCGCGCTAAAGCACAATTTTATTGCTTGGGAAGCCAGCCAGTGTTTGAGCGAGCCAGCCGTCAAGTGACCTTAAGGGCATCGGGACTTGCGCGTCGCTTATGGGATGAATGA
- a CDS encoding D-alanine--D-alanine ligase — translation MAKINVLLLCGGGGAEHDISLMSARFFETSLAKSDQFSVLTLTLDKQGRYHTQDGNLCSLTNRREIRFEDPSIAPWAVDYVIPCIHGFPGETGDIQSYFNLIQLPYFGCESEASSNCFNKITAKMWFSALGVPNTPYIFLHQFDQEAIAQTQAAFDTWGSVFIKAASQGSSVGCYKVDVRDNIAKVLEEAFGYAPYVVVEKTIKARELEVAVYEYQGDIIATLPGEIICDTNKFYSFDEKYAKDSKARTDVVASNLSPKLCLQIQDYAIKAFKGMKLRHLSRIDFFLTQDDEILLNEINTFPGLTPISMFPKMLQNHGHDFTEYLSDVISQQLGR, via the coding sequence ATGGCTAAGATTAATGTGTTGCTACTTTGTGGTGGCGGCGGCGCAGAACACGATATTTCATTGATGTCGGCGCGTTTTTTTGAAACTTCCTTAGCCAAATCTGACCAATTTTCTGTGCTTACACTCACCTTAGATAAACAGGGTCGATATCACACTCAAGACGGCAACTTATGCTCCCTCACCAATCGTCGCGAGATCCGCTTCGAAGACCCCAGTATCGCACCTTGGGCGGTGGATTATGTTATCCCCTGTATTCATGGTTTTCCCGGTGAAACTGGCGACATACAGTCTTACTTCAACTTAATTCAACTGCCCTATTTTGGCTGTGAGTCTGAAGCCTCAAGTAATTGTTTCAATAAGATCACCGCCAAGATGTGGTTCAGTGCCTTAGGTGTACCCAATACTCCGTACATTTTCTTGCATCAATTTGACCAAGAAGCCATTGCCCAAACCCAAGCCGCCTTCGACACTTGGGGCTCAGTGTTTATCAAAGCCGCCTCTCAAGGCTCATCTGTGGGCTGCTACAAGGTCGATGTACGTGACAATATCGCCAAGGTACTGGAAGAGGCCTTCGGCTATGCGCCTTATGTGGTGGTAGAGAAGACCATTAAAGCCCGTGAGCTTGAAGTGGCAGTATATGAATATCAGGGCGACATCATCGCCACCTTGCCCGGTGAAATCATCTGTGACACCAATAAGTTTTATAGTTTCGATGAAAAATACGCCAAAGACTCCAAGGCGCGCACCGATGTGGTCGCCAGCAATTTATCGCCAAAATTATGCCTGCAGATCCAAGACTATGCCATCAAGGCATTTAAAGGCATGAAGCTGCGTCATTTATCTCGCATTGATTTTTTCTTAACTCAAGATGATGAAATATTACTAAATGAAATCAATACCTTCCCTGGGTTAACGCCTATATCCATGTTCCCTAAGATGCTGCAAAATCATGGTCATGACTTCACTGAATACTTGAGCGATGTGATAAGCCAGCAACTCGGCCGTTAA